A DNA window from Nerophis lumbriciformis linkage group LG03, RoL_Nlum_v2.1, whole genome shotgun sequence contains the following coding sequences:
- the LOC133582976 gene encoding transcriptional enhancer factor TEF-5-like isoform X7: protein MYGRNELIARYIKLRTGKTRTRKQVSSHIQVLARKKVREYQAGIKVSSHLQVLARRKSREIQSKLKDQASKDKALQNMAALSSAQIVSPSMMKNHLPLPPLPPAPYQPGRFWSAPIPGQPGPSQDIKPFAQPPYPSLSGPVPQSIPSYEPLAPPPAPTATAVPVWQDRTIASSKLRMLEYSAFMEVQRDPDTYSKHLFVHIGQTNPSYSDPLLEAVDIRQIYDKFPEKKGGLKELYEKGPQNAFFLVKFWADLNSSGMQDGPGSFYGVSSQYSSMDNMTITVSTKVCSFGKQVVEKVETEYARLEGGKCVYRIHRSPMCEYMINFIHKLKHLPEKYMMNSVLENFTILQVVTNRDTEETLLCIAFVFEVSTSEHGAQYHVYRLVKD from the exons GTCGCAATGAACTGATAGCGCGGTACATCAAGCTGAGGACGGGGAAAACTCGCACCAGGAAACAG GTGTCTAGTCACATACAGGTGTTAGCCCGCAAGAAGGTCCGTGAGTACCAGGCGGGGATCAAG GTTTCTAGCCACTTGCAGGTTCTCGCCCGGAGAAAATCTCGCGAGATCCAGTCAAAGCTAAAG GACCAGGCGTCTAAGGACAAGGCCCTGCAGAACATGGCCGCCCTGTCGTCAGCACAGATTGTGTCTCCCAGCATGATGAAGAATCATCTTCCTCTTCCTCCACTGCCTCCTGCTCCCTACCAGCCAGGCAGA TTCTGGTCGGCACCCATCCCGGGCCAGCCTGGACCTTCTCAGGA CATCAAGCCTTTTGCACAGCCGCCATACCCCAGCCTCTCAGGCCCGGTACCACAGTCCATACCAA GTTACGAGCCCTTGGCTCCGCCCCCTGCGCCCACGGCTACAGCGGTGCCAGTGTGGCAGGACCGGACCATCGCCTCCTCCAAGCTGCGCATGTTGGAGTACTCCGCCTTCATGGAGGTCCAGAGAGACCCGGACACT TACAGCAAGCACCTGTTTGTCCACATAGGACAGACCAACCCGTCCTACAGCGACCCCCTCCTAGAGGCCGTGGACATCCGGCAGATCTACGACAAGTTCCCTGAGAAGAAGGGCGGCCTCAAGGAGCTCTATGAGAAAGGCCCCCAGAACGCTTTTTTCCTCGTTAAATTCTGG GCGGACCTGAACAGCAGTGGCATGCAGGACGGTCCAGGCTCCTTCTATGGTGTGAGCAGCCAGTACAGCAGCATGGACAACATGACCATCACCGTCTCCACCAAGGTCTGCTCCTTCGGCAAGCAGGTGGTGGAGAAGGTGGAG ACGGAGTACGCCCGGCTGGAGGGAGGCAAGTGTGTGTACAGGATCCACCGCTCACCCATGTGCGAGTACATGATCAACTTCATCCACAAGCTCAAACACCTGCCTGAGAAGTACATGATGAACAGTGTGCTGGAGAACTTCACCATCCTGCag GTGGTGACCAACCGTGACACGGAGGAGACGCTGCTGTGCATAGCCTTCGTCTTCGAGGTGTCCACCAGCGAGCATGGCGCTCAGTACCACGTCTACAGACTGGTGAAGGACTGA
- the LOC133582976 gene encoding transcriptional enhancer factor TEF-5-like isoform X1, translating into MYGRNELIARYIKLRTGKTRTRKQVSSHIQVLARKKVREYQAGIKVSSHLQVLARRKSREIQSKLKDQASKDKALQNMAALSSAQIVSPSMMKNHLPLPPLPPAPYQPGRFWSAPIPGQPGPSQELVLDLNPGRTPGLGRTSHAIKPFAQPPYPSLSGPVPQSIPSYAGYEPLAPPPAPTATAVPVWQDRTIASSKLRMLEYSAFMEVQRDPDTYSKHLFVHIGQTNPSYSDPLLEAVDIRQIYDKFPEKKGGLKELYEKGPQNAFFLVKFWADLNSSGMQDGPGSFYGVSSQYSSMDNMTITVSTKVCSFGKQVVEKVETEYARLEGGKCVYRIHRSPMCEYMINFIHKLKHLPEKYMMNSVLENFTILQVVTNRDTEETLLCIAFVFEVSTSEHGAQYHVYRLVKD; encoded by the exons GTCGCAATGAACTGATAGCGCGGTACATCAAGCTGAGGACGGGGAAAACTCGCACCAGGAAACAG GTGTCTAGTCACATACAGGTGTTAGCCCGCAAGAAGGTCCGTGAGTACCAGGCGGGGATCAAG GTTTCTAGCCACTTGCAGGTTCTCGCCCGGAGAAAATCTCGCGAGATCCAGTCAAAGCTAAAG GACCAGGCGTCTAAGGACAAGGCCCTGCAGAACATGGCCGCCCTGTCGTCAGCACAGATTGTGTCTCCCAGCATGATGAAGAATCATCTTCCTCTTCCTCCACTGCCTCCTGCTCCCTACCAGCCAGGCAGA TTCTGGTCGGCACCCATCCCGGGCCAGCCTGGACCTTCTCAGGA GCTGGTTCTAGATCTCAACCCAGGAAGGACTCCTGGGCTTGGTCGCACCAGCCATGC CATCAAGCCTTTTGCACAGCCGCCATACCCCAGCCTCTCAGGCCCGGTACCACAGTCCATACCAA GCTATGCAGGTTACGAGCCCTTGGCTCCGCCCCCTGCGCCCACGGCTACAGCGGTGCCAGTGTGGCAGGACCGGACCATCGCCTCCTCCAAGCTGCGCATGTTGGAGTACTCCGCCTTCATGGAGGTCCAGAGAGACCCGGACACT TACAGCAAGCACCTGTTTGTCCACATAGGACAGACCAACCCGTCCTACAGCGACCCCCTCCTAGAGGCCGTGGACATCCGGCAGATCTACGACAAGTTCCCTGAGAAGAAGGGCGGCCTCAAGGAGCTCTATGAGAAAGGCCCCCAGAACGCTTTTTTCCTCGTTAAATTCTGG GCGGACCTGAACAGCAGTGGCATGCAGGACGGTCCAGGCTCCTTCTATGGTGTGAGCAGCCAGTACAGCAGCATGGACAACATGACCATCACCGTCTCCACCAAGGTCTGCTCCTTCGGCAAGCAGGTGGTGGAGAAGGTGGAG ACGGAGTACGCCCGGCTGGAGGGAGGCAAGTGTGTGTACAGGATCCACCGCTCACCCATGTGCGAGTACATGATCAACTTCATCCACAAGCTCAAACACCTGCCTGAGAAGTACATGATGAACAGTGTGCTGGAGAACTTCACCATCCTGCag GTGGTGACCAACCGTGACACGGAGGAGACGCTGCTGTGCATAGCCTTCGTCTTCGAGGTGTCCACCAGCGAGCATGGCGCTCAGTACCACGTCTACAGACTGGTGAAGGACTGA
- the LOC133582976 gene encoding transcriptional enhancer factor TEF-5-like isoform X6, giving the protein MYGRNELIARYIKLRTGKTRTRKQVSSHLQVLARRKSREIQSKLKDQASKDKALQNMAALSSAQIVSPSMMKNHLPLPPLPPAPYQPGRFWSAPIPGQPGPSQELVLDLNPGRTPGLGRTSHAIKPFAQPPYPSLSGPVPQSIPSYAGYEPLAPPPAPTATAVPVWQDRTIASSKLRMLEYSAFMEVQRDPDTYSKHLFVHIGQTNPSYSDPLLEAVDIRQIYDKFPEKKGGLKELYEKGPQNAFFLVKFWADLNSSGMQDGPGSFYGVSSQYSSMDNMTITVSTKVCSFGKQVVEKVETEYARLEGGKCVYRIHRSPMCEYMINFIHKLKHLPEKYMMNSVLENFTILQVVTNRDTEETLLCIAFVFEVSTSEHGAQYHVYRLVKD; this is encoded by the exons GTCGCAATGAACTGATAGCGCGGTACATCAAGCTGAGGACGGGGAAAACTCGCACCAGGAAACAG GTTTCTAGCCACTTGCAGGTTCTCGCCCGGAGAAAATCTCGCGAGATCCAGTCAAAGCTAAAG GACCAGGCGTCTAAGGACAAGGCCCTGCAGAACATGGCCGCCCTGTCGTCAGCACAGATTGTGTCTCCCAGCATGATGAAGAATCATCTTCCTCTTCCTCCACTGCCTCCTGCTCCCTACCAGCCAGGCAGA TTCTGGTCGGCACCCATCCCGGGCCAGCCTGGACCTTCTCAGGA GCTGGTTCTAGATCTCAACCCAGGAAGGACTCCTGGGCTTGGTCGCACCAGCCATGC CATCAAGCCTTTTGCACAGCCGCCATACCCCAGCCTCTCAGGCCCGGTACCACAGTCCATACCAA GCTATGCAGGTTACGAGCCCTTGGCTCCGCCCCCTGCGCCCACGGCTACAGCGGTGCCAGTGTGGCAGGACCGGACCATCGCCTCCTCCAAGCTGCGCATGTTGGAGTACTCCGCCTTCATGGAGGTCCAGAGAGACCCGGACACT TACAGCAAGCACCTGTTTGTCCACATAGGACAGACCAACCCGTCCTACAGCGACCCCCTCCTAGAGGCCGTGGACATCCGGCAGATCTACGACAAGTTCCCTGAGAAGAAGGGCGGCCTCAAGGAGCTCTATGAGAAAGGCCCCCAGAACGCTTTTTTCCTCGTTAAATTCTGG GCGGACCTGAACAGCAGTGGCATGCAGGACGGTCCAGGCTCCTTCTATGGTGTGAGCAGCCAGTACAGCAGCATGGACAACATGACCATCACCGTCTCCACCAAGGTCTGCTCCTTCGGCAAGCAGGTGGTGGAGAAGGTGGAG ACGGAGTACGCCCGGCTGGAGGGAGGCAAGTGTGTGTACAGGATCCACCGCTCACCCATGTGCGAGTACATGATCAACTTCATCCACAAGCTCAAACACCTGCCTGAGAAGTACATGATGAACAGTGTGCTGGAGAACTTCACCATCCTGCag GTGGTGACCAACCGTGACACGGAGGAGACGCTGCTGTGCATAGCCTTCGTCTTCGAGGTGTCCACCAGCGAGCATGGCGCTCAGTACCACGTCTACAGACTGGTGAAGGACTGA
- the LOC133582976 gene encoding transcriptional enhancer factor TEF-5-like isoform X3 gives MYGRNELIARYIKLRTGKTRTRKQVSSHIQVLARKKVREYQAGIKAMNLDQASKDKALQNMAALSSAQIVSPSMMKNHLPLPPLPPAPYQPGRFWSAPIPGQPGPSQELVLDLNPGRTPGLGRTSHAIKPFAQPPYPSLSGPVPQSIPSYAGYEPLAPPPAPTATAVPVWQDRTIASSKLRMLEYSAFMEVQRDPDTYSKHLFVHIGQTNPSYSDPLLEAVDIRQIYDKFPEKKGGLKELYEKGPQNAFFLVKFWADLNSSGMQDGPGSFYGVSSQYSSMDNMTITVSTKVCSFGKQVVEKVETEYARLEGGKCVYRIHRSPMCEYMINFIHKLKHLPEKYMMNSVLENFTILQVVTNRDTEETLLCIAFVFEVSTSEHGAQYHVYRLVKD, from the exons GTCGCAATGAACTGATAGCGCGGTACATCAAGCTGAGGACGGGGAAAACTCGCACCAGGAAACAG GTGTCTAGTCACATACAGGTGTTAGCCCGCAAGAAGGTCCGTGAGTACCAGGCGGGGATCAAG GCAATGAACTTG GACCAGGCGTCTAAGGACAAGGCCCTGCAGAACATGGCCGCCCTGTCGTCAGCACAGATTGTGTCTCCCAGCATGATGAAGAATCATCTTCCTCTTCCTCCACTGCCTCCTGCTCCCTACCAGCCAGGCAGA TTCTGGTCGGCACCCATCCCGGGCCAGCCTGGACCTTCTCAGGA GCTGGTTCTAGATCTCAACCCAGGAAGGACTCCTGGGCTTGGTCGCACCAGCCATGC CATCAAGCCTTTTGCACAGCCGCCATACCCCAGCCTCTCAGGCCCGGTACCACAGTCCATACCAA GCTATGCAGGTTACGAGCCCTTGGCTCCGCCCCCTGCGCCCACGGCTACAGCGGTGCCAGTGTGGCAGGACCGGACCATCGCCTCCTCCAAGCTGCGCATGTTGGAGTACTCCGCCTTCATGGAGGTCCAGAGAGACCCGGACACT TACAGCAAGCACCTGTTTGTCCACATAGGACAGACCAACCCGTCCTACAGCGACCCCCTCCTAGAGGCCGTGGACATCCGGCAGATCTACGACAAGTTCCCTGAGAAGAAGGGCGGCCTCAAGGAGCTCTATGAGAAAGGCCCCCAGAACGCTTTTTTCCTCGTTAAATTCTGG GCGGACCTGAACAGCAGTGGCATGCAGGACGGTCCAGGCTCCTTCTATGGTGTGAGCAGCCAGTACAGCAGCATGGACAACATGACCATCACCGTCTCCACCAAGGTCTGCTCCTTCGGCAAGCAGGTGGTGGAGAAGGTGGAG ACGGAGTACGCCCGGCTGGAGGGAGGCAAGTGTGTGTACAGGATCCACCGCTCACCCATGTGCGAGTACATGATCAACTTCATCCACAAGCTCAAACACCTGCCTGAGAAGTACATGATGAACAGTGTGCTGGAGAACTTCACCATCCTGCag GTGGTGACCAACCGTGACACGGAGGAGACGCTGCTGTGCATAGCCTTCGTCTTCGAGGTGTCCACCAGCGAGCATGGCGCTCAGTACCACGTCTACAGACTGGTGAAGGACTGA
- the LOC133582976 gene encoding transcriptional enhancer factor TEF-5-like isoform X8 encodes MYGRNELIARYIKLRTGKTRTRKQVSSHLQVLARRKSREIQSKLKDQASKDKALQNMAALSSAQIVSPSMMKNHLPLPPLPPAPYQPGRFWSAPIPGQPGPSQDIKPFAQPPYPSLSGPVPQSIPSYEPLAPPPAPTATAVPVWQDRTIASSKLRMLEYSAFMEVQRDPDTYSKHLFVHIGQTNPSYSDPLLEAVDIRQIYDKFPEKKGGLKELYEKGPQNAFFLVKFWADLNSSGMQDGPGSFYGVSSQYSSMDNMTITVSTKVCSFGKQVVEKVETEYARLEGGKCVYRIHRSPMCEYMINFIHKLKHLPEKYMMNSVLENFTILQVVTNRDTEETLLCIAFVFEVSTSEHGAQYHVYRLVKD; translated from the exons GTCGCAATGAACTGATAGCGCGGTACATCAAGCTGAGGACGGGGAAAACTCGCACCAGGAAACAG GTTTCTAGCCACTTGCAGGTTCTCGCCCGGAGAAAATCTCGCGAGATCCAGTCAAAGCTAAAG GACCAGGCGTCTAAGGACAAGGCCCTGCAGAACATGGCCGCCCTGTCGTCAGCACAGATTGTGTCTCCCAGCATGATGAAGAATCATCTTCCTCTTCCTCCACTGCCTCCTGCTCCCTACCAGCCAGGCAGA TTCTGGTCGGCACCCATCCCGGGCCAGCCTGGACCTTCTCAGGA CATCAAGCCTTTTGCACAGCCGCCATACCCCAGCCTCTCAGGCCCGGTACCACAGTCCATACCAA GTTACGAGCCCTTGGCTCCGCCCCCTGCGCCCACGGCTACAGCGGTGCCAGTGTGGCAGGACCGGACCATCGCCTCCTCCAAGCTGCGCATGTTGGAGTACTCCGCCTTCATGGAGGTCCAGAGAGACCCGGACACT TACAGCAAGCACCTGTTTGTCCACATAGGACAGACCAACCCGTCCTACAGCGACCCCCTCCTAGAGGCCGTGGACATCCGGCAGATCTACGACAAGTTCCCTGAGAAGAAGGGCGGCCTCAAGGAGCTCTATGAGAAAGGCCCCCAGAACGCTTTTTTCCTCGTTAAATTCTGG GCGGACCTGAACAGCAGTGGCATGCAGGACGGTCCAGGCTCCTTCTATGGTGTGAGCAGCCAGTACAGCAGCATGGACAACATGACCATCACCGTCTCCACCAAGGTCTGCTCCTTCGGCAAGCAGGTGGTGGAGAAGGTGGAG ACGGAGTACGCCCGGCTGGAGGGAGGCAAGTGTGTGTACAGGATCCACCGCTCACCCATGTGCGAGTACATGATCAACTTCATCCACAAGCTCAAACACCTGCCTGAGAAGTACATGATGAACAGTGTGCTGGAGAACTTCACCATCCTGCag GTGGTGACCAACCGTGACACGGAGGAGACGCTGCTGTGCATAGCCTTCGTCTTCGAGGTGTCCACCAGCGAGCATGGCGCTCAGTACCACGTCTACAGACTGGTGAAGGACTGA
- the LOC133582976 gene encoding transcriptional enhancer factor TEF-5-like isoform X2, with the protein MYGRNELIARYIKLRTGKTRTRKQVSSHIQVLARKKVREYQAGIKVSSHLQVLARRKSREIQSKLKDQASKDKALQNMAALSSAQIVSPSMMKNHLPLPPLPPAPYQPGRFWSAPIPGQPGPSQELVLDLNPGRTPGLGRTSHAIKPFAQPPYPSLSGPVPQSIPSYEPLAPPPAPTATAVPVWQDRTIASSKLRMLEYSAFMEVQRDPDTYSKHLFVHIGQTNPSYSDPLLEAVDIRQIYDKFPEKKGGLKELYEKGPQNAFFLVKFWADLNSSGMQDGPGSFYGVSSQYSSMDNMTITVSTKVCSFGKQVVEKVETEYARLEGGKCVYRIHRSPMCEYMINFIHKLKHLPEKYMMNSVLENFTILQVVTNRDTEETLLCIAFVFEVSTSEHGAQYHVYRLVKD; encoded by the exons GTCGCAATGAACTGATAGCGCGGTACATCAAGCTGAGGACGGGGAAAACTCGCACCAGGAAACAG GTGTCTAGTCACATACAGGTGTTAGCCCGCAAGAAGGTCCGTGAGTACCAGGCGGGGATCAAG GTTTCTAGCCACTTGCAGGTTCTCGCCCGGAGAAAATCTCGCGAGATCCAGTCAAAGCTAAAG GACCAGGCGTCTAAGGACAAGGCCCTGCAGAACATGGCCGCCCTGTCGTCAGCACAGATTGTGTCTCCCAGCATGATGAAGAATCATCTTCCTCTTCCTCCACTGCCTCCTGCTCCCTACCAGCCAGGCAGA TTCTGGTCGGCACCCATCCCGGGCCAGCCTGGACCTTCTCAGGA GCTGGTTCTAGATCTCAACCCAGGAAGGACTCCTGGGCTTGGTCGCACCAGCCATGC CATCAAGCCTTTTGCACAGCCGCCATACCCCAGCCTCTCAGGCCCGGTACCACAGTCCATACCAA GTTACGAGCCCTTGGCTCCGCCCCCTGCGCCCACGGCTACAGCGGTGCCAGTGTGGCAGGACCGGACCATCGCCTCCTCCAAGCTGCGCATGTTGGAGTACTCCGCCTTCATGGAGGTCCAGAGAGACCCGGACACT TACAGCAAGCACCTGTTTGTCCACATAGGACAGACCAACCCGTCCTACAGCGACCCCCTCCTAGAGGCCGTGGACATCCGGCAGATCTACGACAAGTTCCCTGAGAAGAAGGGCGGCCTCAAGGAGCTCTATGAGAAAGGCCCCCAGAACGCTTTTTTCCTCGTTAAATTCTGG GCGGACCTGAACAGCAGTGGCATGCAGGACGGTCCAGGCTCCTTCTATGGTGTGAGCAGCCAGTACAGCAGCATGGACAACATGACCATCACCGTCTCCACCAAGGTCTGCTCCTTCGGCAAGCAGGTGGTGGAGAAGGTGGAG ACGGAGTACGCCCGGCTGGAGGGAGGCAAGTGTGTGTACAGGATCCACCGCTCACCCATGTGCGAGTACATGATCAACTTCATCCACAAGCTCAAACACCTGCCTGAGAAGTACATGATGAACAGTGTGCTGGAGAACTTCACCATCCTGCag GTGGTGACCAACCGTGACACGGAGGAGACGCTGCTGTGCATAGCCTTCGTCTTCGAGGTGTCCACCAGCGAGCATGGCGCTCAGTACCACGTCTACAGACTGGTGAAGGACTGA
- the LOC133582976 gene encoding transcriptional enhancer factor TEF-5-like isoform X4 has translation MYGRNELIARYIKLRTGKTRTRKQVSSHIQVLARKKVREYQAGIKVSSHLQVLARRKSREIQSKLKDQASKDKALQNMAALSSAQIVSPSMMKNHLPLPPLPPAPYQPGRFWSAPIPGQPGPSQDIKPFAQPPYPSLSGPVPQSIPSYAGYEPLAPPPAPTATAVPVWQDRTIASSKLRMLEYSAFMEVQRDPDTYSKHLFVHIGQTNPSYSDPLLEAVDIRQIYDKFPEKKGGLKELYEKGPQNAFFLVKFWADLNSSGMQDGPGSFYGVSSQYSSMDNMTITVSTKVCSFGKQVVEKVETEYARLEGGKCVYRIHRSPMCEYMINFIHKLKHLPEKYMMNSVLENFTILQVVTNRDTEETLLCIAFVFEVSTSEHGAQYHVYRLVKD, from the exons GTCGCAATGAACTGATAGCGCGGTACATCAAGCTGAGGACGGGGAAAACTCGCACCAGGAAACAG GTGTCTAGTCACATACAGGTGTTAGCCCGCAAGAAGGTCCGTGAGTACCAGGCGGGGATCAAG GTTTCTAGCCACTTGCAGGTTCTCGCCCGGAGAAAATCTCGCGAGATCCAGTCAAAGCTAAAG GACCAGGCGTCTAAGGACAAGGCCCTGCAGAACATGGCCGCCCTGTCGTCAGCACAGATTGTGTCTCCCAGCATGATGAAGAATCATCTTCCTCTTCCTCCACTGCCTCCTGCTCCCTACCAGCCAGGCAGA TTCTGGTCGGCACCCATCCCGGGCCAGCCTGGACCTTCTCAGGA CATCAAGCCTTTTGCACAGCCGCCATACCCCAGCCTCTCAGGCCCGGTACCACAGTCCATACCAA GCTATGCAGGTTACGAGCCCTTGGCTCCGCCCCCTGCGCCCACGGCTACAGCGGTGCCAGTGTGGCAGGACCGGACCATCGCCTCCTCCAAGCTGCGCATGTTGGAGTACTCCGCCTTCATGGAGGTCCAGAGAGACCCGGACACT TACAGCAAGCACCTGTTTGTCCACATAGGACAGACCAACCCGTCCTACAGCGACCCCCTCCTAGAGGCCGTGGACATCCGGCAGATCTACGACAAGTTCCCTGAGAAGAAGGGCGGCCTCAAGGAGCTCTATGAGAAAGGCCCCCAGAACGCTTTTTTCCTCGTTAAATTCTGG GCGGACCTGAACAGCAGTGGCATGCAGGACGGTCCAGGCTCCTTCTATGGTGTGAGCAGCCAGTACAGCAGCATGGACAACATGACCATCACCGTCTCCACCAAGGTCTGCTCCTTCGGCAAGCAGGTGGTGGAGAAGGTGGAG ACGGAGTACGCCCGGCTGGAGGGAGGCAAGTGTGTGTACAGGATCCACCGCTCACCCATGTGCGAGTACATGATCAACTTCATCCACAAGCTCAAACACCTGCCTGAGAAGTACATGATGAACAGTGTGCTGGAGAACTTCACCATCCTGCag GTGGTGACCAACCGTGACACGGAGGAGACGCTGCTGTGCATAGCCTTCGTCTTCGAGGTGTCCACCAGCGAGCATGGCGCTCAGTACCACGTCTACAGACTGGTGAAGGACTGA
- the LOC133582976 gene encoding transcriptional enhancer factor TEF-5-like isoform X5 — MYGRNELIARYIKLRTGKTRTRKQVSSHIQVLARKKVREYQAGIKDQASKDKALQNMAALSSAQIVSPSMMKNHLPLPPLPPAPYQPGRFWSAPIPGQPGPSQELVLDLNPGRTPGLGRTSHAIKPFAQPPYPSLSGPVPQSIPSYAGYEPLAPPPAPTATAVPVWQDRTIASSKLRMLEYSAFMEVQRDPDTYSKHLFVHIGQTNPSYSDPLLEAVDIRQIYDKFPEKKGGLKELYEKGPQNAFFLVKFWADLNSSGMQDGPGSFYGVSSQYSSMDNMTITVSTKVCSFGKQVVEKVETEYARLEGGKCVYRIHRSPMCEYMINFIHKLKHLPEKYMMNSVLENFTILQVVTNRDTEETLLCIAFVFEVSTSEHGAQYHVYRLVKD; from the exons GTCGCAATGAACTGATAGCGCGGTACATCAAGCTGAGGACGGGGAAAACTCGCACCAGGAAACAG GTGTCTAGTCACATACAGGTGTTAGCCCGCAAGAAGGTCCGTGAGTACCAGGCGGGGATCAAG GACCAGGCGTCTAAGGACAAGGCCCTGCAGAACATGGCCGCCCTGTCGTCAGCACAGATTGTGTCTCCCAGCATGATGAAGAATCATCTTCCTCTTCCTCCACTGCCTCCTGCTCCCTACCAGCCAGGCAGA TTCTGGTCGGCACCCATCCCGGGCCAGCCTGGACCTTCTCAGGA GCTGGTTCTAGATCTCAACCCAGGAAGGACTCCTGGGCTTGGTCGCACCAGCCATGC CATCAAGCCTTTTGCACAGCCGCCATACCCCAGCCTCTCAGGCCCGGTACCACAGTCCATACCAA GCTATGCAGGTTACGAGCCCTTGGCTCCGCCCCCTGCGCCCACGGCTACAGCGGTGCCAGTGTGGCAGGACCGGACCATCGCCTCCTCCAAGCTGCGCATGTTGGAGTACTCCGCCTTCATGGAGGTCCAGAGAGACCCGGACACT TACAGCAAGCACCTGTTTGTCCACATAGGACAGACCAACCCGTCCTACAGCGACCCCCTCCTAGAGGCCGTGGACATCCGGCAGATCTACGACAAGTTCCCTGAGAAGAAGGGCGGCCTCAAGGAGCTCTATGAGAAAGGCCCCCAGAACGCTTTTTTCCTCGTTAAATTCTGG GCGGACCTGAACAGCAGTGGCATGCAGGACGGTCCAGGCTCCTTCTATGGTGTGAGCAGCCAGTACAGCAGCATGGACAACATGACCATCACCGTCTCCACCAAGGTCTGCTCCTTCGGCAAGCAGGTGGTGGAGAAGGTGGAG ACGGAGTACGCCCGGCTGGAGGGAGGCAAGTGTGTGTACAGGATCCACCGCTCACCCATGTGCGAGTACATGATCAACTTCATCCACAAGCTCAAACACCTGCCTGAGAAGTACATGATGAACAGTGTGCTGGAGAACTTCACCATCCTGCag GTGGTGACCAACCGTGACACGGAGGAGACGCTGCTGTGCATAGCCTTCGTCTTCGAGGTGTCCACCAGCGAGCATGGCGCTCAGTACCACGTCTACAGACTGGTGAAGGACTGA
- the LOC133582976 gene encoding transcriptional enhancer factor TEF-5-like isoform X9: MAALSSAQIVSPSMMKNHLPLPPLPPAPYQPGRFWSAPIPGQPGPSQELVLDLNPGRTPGLGRTSHAIKPFAQPPYPSLSGPVPQSIPSYAGYEPLAPPPAPTATAVPVWQDRTIASSKLRMLEYSAFMEVQRDPDTYSKHLFVHIGQTNPSYSDPLLEAVDIRQIYDKFPEKKGGLKELYEKGPQNAFFLVKFWADLNSSGMQDGPGSFYGVSSQYSSMDNMTITVSTKVCSFGKQVVEKVETEYARLEGGKCVYRIHRSPMCEYMINFIHKLKHLPEKYMMNSVLENFTILQVVTNRDTEETLLCIAFVFEVSTSEHGAQYHVYRLVKD; this comes from the exons ATGGCCGCCCTGTCGTCAGCACAGATTGTGTCTCCCAGCATGATGAAGAATCATCTTCCTCTTCCTCCACTGCCTCCTGCTCCCTACCAGCCAGGCAGA TTCTGGTCGGCACCCATCCCGGGCCAGCCTGGACCTTCTCAGGA GCTGGTTCTAGATCTCAACCCAGGAAGGACTCCTGGGCTTGGTCGCACCAGCCATGC CATCAAGCCTTTTGCACAGCCGCCATACCCCAGCCTCTCAGGCCCGGTACCACAGTCCATACCAA GCTATGCAGGTTACGAGCCCTTGGCTCCGCCCCCTGCGCCCACGGCTACAGCGGTGCCAGTGTGGCAGGACCGGACCATCGCCTCCTCCAAGCTGCGCATGTTGGAGTACTCCGCCTTCATGGAGGTCCAGAGAGACCCGGACACT TACAGCAAGCACCTGTTTGTCCACATAGGACAGACCAACCCGTCCTACAGCGACCCCCTCCTAGAGGCCGTGGACATCCGGCAGATCTACGACAAGTTCCCTGAGAAGAAGGGCGGCCTCAAGGAGCTCTATGAGAAAGGCCCCCAGAACGCTTTTTTCCTCGTTAAATTCTGG GCGGACCTGAACAGCAGTGGCATGCAGGACGGTCCAGGCTCCTTCTATGGTGTGAGCAGCCAGTACAGCAGCATGGACAACATGACCATCACCGTCTCCACCAAGGTCTGCTCCTTCGGCAAGCAGGTGGTGGAGAAGGTGGAG ACGGAGTACGCCCGGCTGGAGGGAGGCAAGTGTGTGTACAGGATCCACCGCTCACCCATGTGCGAGTACATGATCAACTTCATCCACAAGCTCAAACACCTGCCTGAGAAGTACATGATGAACAGTGTGCTGGAGAACTTCACCATCCTGCag GTGGTGACCAACCGTGACACGGAGGAGACGCTGCTGTGCATAGCCTTCGTCTTCGAGGTGTCCACCAGCGAGCATGGCGCTCAGTACCACGTCTACAGACTGGTGAAGGACTGA